In a single window of the Neodiprion virginianus isolate iyNeoVirg1 chromosome 1, iyNeoVirg1.1, whole genome shotgun sequence genome:
- the LOC124296701 gene encoding NAD kinase-like isoform X5: protein MNEKDLHLAQAMVDMEIDGKRPKKTNVSRMQDKQQTFRRTRSLNAPSPIQQFGPCGRIMKNSAMVMTIQDPASQRLTWYKPPLTVLVIKKVRDSSVLPPFVQLVTWLIEEKRMVVFVEASVLEDPALARDPRFQGVRDRLQTFRDGTDDLQDRIDFIVCLGGDGTLLYASLLFQQSVPPVMAFHLGSLGFLTPFEFDNFQEQVTNVLEGHAALTLRSRLRCIIIRKGEEGQPAKPPTNLLVLNEVVVDRGPSPYLSNIDLFIDGKHVTSVQGDGLIVSTPTGSTAYAVAAGASMIHPSVPAIMVTPICPHSLSFRPIVVPAGVELKISVSPDSRNTSWVSFDGRNRQELFHGDSLRVTTSIYPVPSICAADQITDWFDSLAECLHWNVRKRQKHLDELSDLTHSSSNDTLDSLDRDS from the exons GAGAACTAGAAGCCTGAATGCTCCGAGTCCGATCCAACAGTTTGGGCCATGCGGTCGAATAATGAAGAACTCTGCTATGGTCAT GACCATCCAGGACCCCGCGTCTCAGAGGCTGACGTGGTACAAGCCACCGTTAACGGTGCTCGTCATCAAGAAGGTCCGCGACTCGTCAGTTTTGCCACCTTTCGTTCAACTGGTTACATGGCTGATCGAG GAGAAACGGATGGTGGTTTTCGTCGAAGCATCCGTCCTGGAGGATCCCGCCTTAGCGAGGGACCCCAGGTTCCAAGGTGTTCGAGACAGACTTCAAACTTTCCGAGACGGCACAGACGATCTTCAG GACCGTATCGACTTCATCGTCTGCCTTGGTGGTGATGGGACCCTCCTCTACGCCAGCCTCCTATTTCAACAGTCCGTACCGCCTGTGATGGCCTTTCACTTGGGTTCCTTGGGTTTTCTTACACCTTTCGAGTTCGACAACTTTCAGGAGCAAGTCACCAACGTCCTAGAAG gTCATGCGGCGCTGACTCTGAGGAGCCGTCTTCGTTGCATAATCATACGCAAGGGCGAGGAGGGACAACCGGCAAAACCACCGACGAACCTTCTGGTACTGAACGAGGTGGTAGTCGACCGAGGTCCCTCGCCTTACCTCTCGAATATCGACTTGTTCATCGACGGCAAACACGTTACCAGCGTCCAAGGAGATGGTCTGATCGTTAGCACGCCCACGGGGTCAACGGCGTACGCTGTTGCTGCCGGGGCCAGCATGATTCACCCCTCGGTACCGGCTATCATGGTCACCCCTATTTGTCCGCACTCTCTGTCCTTCAGGCCAATCGTTGTTCCAGCTGGAGTCGAACTCAAG ATATCCGTGTCACCGGACAGCAGAAATACGTCTTGGGTATCGTTTGATGGAAGAAATCGTCAGGAGCTTTTCCACGGAGACAG CTTGAGAGTAACAACTTCAATTTATCCGGTACCCAGCATCTGTGCAGCTGATCAAATCACCGACTGGTTTGATTCTCTGGCGGAATGCTTACATTGGAATGTCAGGAAACGACAGAAACACTTGGATGAACTCAGCGATCTGACGCATTCCTCCAGCAACGACACTTTGGATTCGCTTGATCGCGACAGCTAG
- the LOC124296701 gene encoding NAD kinase-like isoform X8, with protein MDSLSRCTSLVDDAEMELRRTRSLNAPSPIQQFGPCGRIMKNSAMVMTIQDPASQRLTWYKPPLTVLVIKKVRDSSVLPPFVQLVTWLIEEKRMVVFVEASVLEDPALARDPRFQGVRDRLQTFRDGTDDLQDRIDFIVCLGGDGTLLYASLLFQQSVPPVMAFHLGSLGFLTPFEFDNFQEQVTNVLEGHAALTLRSRLRCIIIRKGEEGQPAKPPTNLLVLNEVVVDRGPSPYLSNIDLFIDGKHVTSVQGDGLIVSTPTGSTAYAVAAGASMIHPSVPAIMVTPICPHSLSFRPIVVPAGVELKISVSPDSRNTSWVSFDGRNRQELFHGDSLRVTTSIYPVPSICAADQITDWFDSLAECLHWNVRKRQKHLDELSDLTHSSSNDTLDSLDRDS; from the exons ATGGATTCGTTGTCCAGGTGTACCAGTCTCGTCGATGACGCAGAGATGGAGTTAAG GAGAACTAGAAGCCTGAATGCTCCGAGTCCGATCCAACAGTTTGGGCCATGCGGTCGAATAATGAAGAACTCTGCTATGGTCAT GACCATCCAGGACCCCGCGTCTCAGAGGCTGACGTGGTACAAGCCACCGTTAACGGTGCTCGTCATCAAGAAGGTCCGCGACTCGTCAGTTTTGCCACCTTTCGTTCAACTGGTTACATGGCTGATCGAG GAGAAACGGATGGTGGTTTTCGTCGAAGCATCCGTCCTGGAGGATCCCGCCTTAGCGAGGGACCCCAGGTTCCAAGGTGTTCGAGACAGACTTCAAACTTTCCGAGACGGCACAGACGATCTTCAG GACCGTATCGACTTCATCGTCTGCCTTGGTGGTGATGGGACCCTCCTCTACGCCAGCCTCCTATTTCAACAGTCCGTACCGCCTGTGATGGCCTTTCACTTGGGTTCCTTGGGTTTTCTTACACCTTTCGAGTTCGACAACTTTCAGGAGCAAGTCACCAACGTCCTAGAAG gTCATGCGGCGCTGACTCTGAGGAGCCGTCTTCGTTGCATAATCATACGCAAGGGCGAGGAGGGACAACCGGCAAAACCACCGACGAACCTTCTGGTACTGAACGAGGTGGTAGTCGACCGAGGTCCCTCGCCTTACCTCTCGAATATCGACTTGTTCATCGACGGCAAACACGTTACCAGCGTCCAAGGAGATGGTCTGATCGTTAGCACGCCCACGGGGTCAACGGCGTACGCTGTTGCTGCCGGGGCCAGCATGATTCACCCCTCGGTACCGGCTATCATGGTCACCCCTATTTGTCCGCACTCTCTGTCCTTCAGGCCAATCGTTGTTCCAGCTGGAGTCGAACTCAAG ATATCCGTGTCACCGGACAGCAGAAATACGTCTTGGGTATCGTTTGATGGAAGAAATCGTCAGGAGCTTTTCCACGGAGACAG CTTGAGAGTAACAACTTCAATTTATCCGGTACCCAGCATCTGTGCAGCTGATCAAATCACCGACTGGTTTGATTCTCTGGCGGAATGCTTACATTGGAATGTCAGGAAACGACAGAAACACTTGGATGAACTCAGCGATCTGACGCATTCCTCCAGCAACGACACTTTGGATTCGCTTGATCGCGACAGCTAG
- the LOC124296701 gene encoding NAD kinase-like isoform X9 → MVGTPSVRTIQDPASQRLTWYKPPLTVLVIKKVRDSSVLPPFVQLVTWLIEEKRMVVFVEASVLEDPALARDPRFQGVRDRLQTFRDGTDDLQDRIDFIVCLGGDGTLLYASLLFQQSVPPVMAFHLGSLGFLTPFEFDNFQEQVTNVLEGHAALTLRSRLRCIIIRKGEEGQPAKPPTNLLVLNEVVVDRGPSPYLSNIDLFIDGKHVTSVQGDGLIVSTPTGSTAYAVAAGASMIHPSVPAIMVTPICPHSLSFRPIVVPAGVELKISVSPDSRNTSWVSFDGRNRQELFHGDSLRVTTSIYPVPSICAADQITDWFDSLAECLHWNVRKRQKHLDELSDLTHSSSNDTLDSLDRDS, encoded by the exons ATGGTGGGGACGCCGTCTGTCAG GACCATCCAGGACCCCGCGTCTCAGAGGCTGACGTGGTACAAGCCACCGTTAACGGTGCTCGTCATCAAGAAGGTCCGCGACTCGTCAGTTTTGCCACCTTTCGTTCAACTGGTTACATGGCTGATCGAG GAGAAACGGATGGTGGTTTTCGTCGAAGCATCCGTCCTGGAGGATCCCGCCTTAGCGAGGGACCCCAGGTTCCAAGGTGTTCGAGACAGACTTCAAACTTTCCGAGACGGCACAGACGATCTTCAG GACCGTATCGACTTCATCGTCTGCCTTGGTGGTGATGGGACCCTCCTCTACGCCAGCCTCCTATTTCAACAGTCCGTACCGCCTGTGATGGCCTTTCACTTGGGTTCCTTGGGTTTTCTTACACCTTTCGAGTTCGACAACTTTCAGGAGCAAGTCACCAACGTCCTAGAAG gTCATGCGGCGCTGACTCTGAGGAGCCGTCTTCGTTGCATAATCATACGCAAGGGCGAGGAGGGACAACCGGCAAAACCACCGACGAACCTTCTGGTACTGAACGAGGTGGTAGTCGACCGAGGTCCCTCGCCTTACCTCTCGAATATCGACTTGTTCATCGACGGCAAACACGTTACCAGCGTCCAAGGAGATGGTCTGATCGTTAGCACGCCCACGGGGTCAACGGCGTACGCTGTTGCTGCCGGGGCCAGCATGATTCACCCCTCGGTACCGGCTATCATGGTCACCCCTATTTGTCCGCACTCTCTGTCCTTCAGGCCAATCGTTGTTCCAGCTGGAGTCGAACTCAAG ATATCCGTGTCACCGGACAGCAGAAATACGTCTTGGGTATCGTTTGATGGAAGAAATCGTCAGGAGCTTTTCCACGGAGACAG CTTGAGAGTAACAACTTCAATTTATCCGGTACCCAGCATCTGTGCAGCTGATCAAATCACCGACTGGTTTGATTCTCTGGCGGAATGCTTACATTGGAATGTCAGGAAACGACAGAAACACTTGGATGAACTCAGCGATCTGACGCATTCCTCCAGCAACGACACTTTGGATTCGCTTGATCGCGACAGCTAG
- the LOC124296701 gene encoding NAD kinase-like isoform X2, whose amino-acid sequence MKNSAMVMTIQDPASQRLTWYKPPLTVLVIKKVRDSSVLPPFVQLVTWLIEEKRMVVFVEASVLEDPALARDPRFQGVRDRLQTFRDGTDDLQDRIDFIVCLGGDGTLLYASLLFQQSVPPVMAFHLGSLGFLTPFEFDNFQEQVTNVLEGHAALTLRSRLRCIIIRKGEEGQPAKPPTNLLVLNEVVVDRGPSPYLSNIDLFIDGKHVTSVQGDGLIVSTPTGSTAYAVAAGASMIHPSVPAIMVTPICPHSLSFRPIVVPAGVELKIMANSEARSTAYVSFDGRNQQELRVGDSLRVTTSIYPVPSICAADQITDWFDSLAECLHWNVRKRQKHLDELSDLTHSSSNDTLDSLDRDS is encoded by the exons ATGAAGAACTCTGCTATGGTCAT GACCATCCAGGACCCCGCGTCTCAGAGGCTGACGTGGTACAAGCCACCGTTAACGGTGCTCGTCATCAAGAAGGTCCGCGACTCGTCAGTTTTGCCACCTTTCGTTCAACTGGTTACATGGCTGATCGAG GAGAAACGGATGGTGGTTTTCGTCGAAGCATCCGTCCTGGAGGATCCCGCCTTAGCGAGGGACCCCAGGTTCCAAGGTGTTCGAGACAGACTTCAAACTTTCCGAGACGGCACAGACGATCTTCAG GACCGTATCGACTTCATCGTCTGCCTTGGTGGTGATGGGACCCTCCTCTACGCCAGCCTCCTATTTCAACAGTCCGTACCGCCTGTGATGGCCTTTCACTTGGGTTCCTTGGGTTTTCTTACACCTTTCGAGTTCGACAACTTTCAGGAGCAAGTCACCAACGTCCTAGAAG gTCATGCGGCGCTGACTCTGAGGAGCCGTCTTCGTTGCATAATCATACGCAAGGGCGAGGAGGGACAACCGGCAAAACCACCGACGAACCTTCTGGTACTGAACGAGGTGGTAGTCGACCGAGGTCCCTCGCCTTACCTCTCGAATATCGACTTGTTCATCGACGGCAAACACGTTACCAGCGTCCAAGGAGATGGTCTGATCGTTAGCACGCCCACGGGGTCAACGGCGTACGCTGTTGCTGCCGGGGCCAGCATGATTCACCCCTCGGTACCGGCTATCATGGTCACCCCTATTTGTCCGCACTCTCTGTCCTTCAGGCCAATCGTTGTTCCAGCTGGAGTCGAACTCAAG ATAATGGCCAACAGCGAGGCTCGCAGTACAGCCTACGTCTCCTTCGACGGACGTAACCAGCAAGAGCTTCGCGTTGGGGATAG CTTGAGAGTAACAACTTCAATTTATCCGGTACCCAGCATCTGTGCAGCTGATCAAATCACCGACTGGTTTGATTCTCTGGCGGAATGCTTACATTGGAATGTCAGGAAACGACAGAAACACTTGGATGAACTCAGCGATCTGACGCATTCCTCCAGCAACGACACTTTGGATTCGCTTGATCGCGACAGCTAG
- the LOC124296701 gene encoding NAD kinase-like isoform X1 — MKNSAMVMTIQDPASQRLTWYKPPLTVLVIKKVRDSSVLPPFVQLVTWLIEEKRMVVFVEASVLEDPALARDPRFQGVRDRLQTFRDGTDDLQDRIDFIVCLGGDGTLLYASLLFQQSVPPVMAFHLGSLGFLTPFEFDNFQEQVTNVLEGHAALTLRSRLRCIIIRKGEEGQPAKPPTNLLVLNEVVVDRGPSPYLSNIDLFIDGKHVTSVQGDGLIVSTPTGSTAYAVAAGASMIHPSVPAIMVTPICPHSLSFRPIVVPAGVELKISVSPDSRNTSWVSFDGRNRQELFHGDSLRVTTSIYPVPSICAADQITDWFDSLAECLHWNVRKRQKHLDELSDLTHSSSNDTLDSLDRDS, encoded by the exons ATGAAGAACTCTGCTATGGTCAT GACCATCCAGGACCCCGCGTCTCAGAGGCTGACGTGGTACAAGCCACCGTTAACGGTGCTCGTCATCAAGAAGGTCCGCGACTCGTCAGTTTTGCCACCTTTCGTTCAACTGGTTACATGGCTGATCGAG GAGAAACGGATGGTGGTTTTCGTCGAAGCATCCGTCCTGGAGGATCCCGCCTTAGCGAGGGACCCCAGGTTCCAAGGTGTTCGAGACAGACTTCAAACTTTCCGAGACGGCACAGACGATCTTCAG GACCGTATCGACTTCATCGTCTGCCTTGGTGGTGATGGGACCCTCCTCTACGCCAGCCTCCTATTTCAACAGTCCGTACCGCCTGTGATGGCCTTTCACTTGGGTTCCTTGGGTTTTCTTACACCTTTCGAGTTCGACAACTTTCAGGAGCAAGTCACCAACGTCCTAGAAG gTCATGCGGCGCTGACTCTGAGGAGCCGTCTTCGTTGCATAATCATACGCAAGGGCGAGGAGGGACAACCGGCAAAACCACCGACGAACCTTCTGGTACTGAACGAGGTGGTAGTCGACCGAGGTCCCTCGCCTTACCTCTCGAATATCGACTTGTTCATCGACGGCAAACACGTTACCAGCGTCCAAGGAGATGGTCTGATCGTTAGCACGCCCACGGGGTCAACGGCGTACGCTGTTGCTGCCGGGGCCAGCATGATTCACCCCTCGGTACCGGCTATCATGGTCACCCCTATTTGTCCGCACTCTCTGTCCTTCAGGCCAATCGTTGTTCCAGCTGGAGTCGAACTCAAG ATATCCGTGTCACCGGACAGCAGAAATACGTCTTGGGTATCGTTTGATGGAAGAAATCGTCAGGAGCTTTTCCACGGAGACAG CTTGAGAGTAACAACTTCAATTTATCCGGTACCCAGCATCTGTGCAGCTGATCAAATCACCGACTGGTTTGATTCTCTGGCGGAATGCTTACATTGGAATGTCAGGAAACGACAGAAACACTTGGATGAACTCAGCGATCTGACGCATTCCTCCAGCAACGACACTTTGGATTCGCTTGATCGCGACAGCTAG
- the LOC124296701 gene encoding NAD kinase-like isoform X6 — MKGTKGILKAVLRTRTIFINNGIRRTRSLNAPSPIQQFGPCGRIMKNSAMVMTIQDPASQRLTWYKPPLTVLVIKKVRDSSVLPPFVQLVTWLIEEKRMVVFVEASVLEDPALARDPRFQGVRDRLQTFRDGTDDLQDRIDFIVCLGGDGTLLYASLLFQQSVPPVMAFHLGSLGFLTPFEFDNFQEQVTNVLEGHAALTLRSRLRCIIIRKGEEGQPAKPPTNLLVLNEVVVDRGPSPYLSNIDLFIDGKHVTSVQGDGLIVSTPTGSTAYAVAAGASMIHPSVPAIMVTPICPHSLSFRPIVVPAGVELKISVSPDSRNTSWVSFDGRNRQELFHGDSLRVTTSIYPVPSICAADQITDWFDSLAECLHWNVRKRQKHLDELSDLTHSSSNDTLDSLDRDS, encoded by the exons GAGAACTAGAAGCCTGAATGCTCCGAGTCCGATCCAACAGTTTGGGCCATGCGGTCGAATAATGAAGAACTCTGCTATGGTCAT GACCATCCAGGACCCCGCGTCTCAGAGGCTGACGTGGTACAAGCCACCGTTAACGGTGCTCGTCATCAAGAAGGTCCGCGACTCGTCAGTTTTGCCACCTTTCGTTCAACTGGTTACATGGCTGATCGAG GAGAAACGGATGGTGGTTTTCGTCGAAGCATCCGTCCTGGAGGATCCCGCCTTAGCGAGGGACCCCAGGTTCCAAGGTGTTCGAGACAGACTTCAAACTTTCCGAGACGGCACAGACGATCTTCAG GACCGTATCGACTTCATCGTCTGCCTTGGTGGTGATGGGACCCTCCTCTACGCCAGCCTCCTATTTCAACAGTCCGTACCGCCTGTGATGGCCTTTCACTTGGGTTCCTTGGGTTTTCTTACACCTTTCGAGTTCGACAACTTTCAGGAGCAAGTCACCAACGTCCTAGAAG gTCATGCGGCGCTGACTCTGAGGAGCCGTCTTCGTTGCATAATCATACGCAAGGGCGAGGAGGGACAACCGGCAAAACCACCGACGAACCTTCTGGTACTGAACGAGGTGGTAGTCGACCGAGGTCCCTCGCCTTACCTCTCGAATATCGACTTGTTCATCGACGGCAAACACGTTACCAGCGTCCAAGGAGATGGTCTGATCGTTAGCACGCCCACGGGGTCAACGGCGTACGCTGTTGCTGCCGGGGCCAGCATGATTCACCCCTCGGTACCGGCTATCATGGTCACCCCTATTTGTCCGCACTCTCTGTCCTTCAGGCCAATCGTTGTTCCAGCTGGAGTCGAACTCAAG ATATCCGTGTCACCGGACAGCAGAAATACGTCTTGGGTATCGTTTGATGGAAGAAATCGTCAGGAGCTTTTCCACGGAGACAG CTTGAGAGTAACAACTTCAATTTATCCGGTACCCAGCATCTGTGCAGCTGATCAAATCACCGACTGGTTTGATTCTCTGGCGGAATGCTTACATTGGAATGTCAGGAAACGACAGAAACACTTGGATGAACTCAGCGATCTGACGCATTCCTCCAGCAACGACACTTTGGATTCGCTTGATCGCGACAGCTAG
- the LOC124296701 gene encoding NAD kinase-like isoform X7 → MSLSPSSSSGFHSLEDLSVWRTRSLNAPSPIQQFGPCGRIMKNSAMVMTIQDPASQRLTWYKPPLTVLVIKKVRDSSVLPPFVQLVTWLIEEKRMVVFVEASVLEDPALARDPRFQGVRDRLQTFRDGTDDLQDRIDFIVCLGGDGTLLYASLLFQQSVPPVMAFHLGSLGFLTPFEFDNFQEQVTNVLEGHAALTLRSRLRCIIIRKGEEGQPAKPPTNLLVLNEVVVDRGPSPYLSNIDLFIDGKHVTSVQGDGLIVSTPTGSTAYAVAAGASMIHPSVPAIMVTPICPHSLSFRPIVVPAGVELKISVSPDSRNTSWVSFDGRNRQELFHGDSLRVTTSIYPVPSICAADQITDWFDSLAECLHWNVRKRQKHLDELSDLTHSSSNDTLDSLDRDS, encoded by the exons GAGAACTAGAAGCCTGAATGCTCCGAGTCCGATCCAACAGTTTGGGCCATGCGGTCGAATAATGAAGAACTCTGCTATGGTCAT GACCATCCAGGACCCCGCGTCTCAGAGGCTGACGTGGTACAAGCCACCGTTAACGGTGCTCGTCATCAAGAAGGTCCGCGACTCGTCAGTTTTGCCACCTTTCGTTCAACTGGTTACATGGCTGATCGAG GAGAAACGGATGGTGGTTTTCGTCGAAGCATCCGTCCTGGAGGATCCCGCCTTAGCGAGGGACCCCAGGTTCCAAGGTGTTCGAGACAGACTTCAAACTTTCCGAGACGGCACAGACGATCTTCAG GACCGTATCGACTTCATCGTCTGCCTTGGTGGTGATGGGACCCTCCTCTACGCCAGCCTCCTATTTCAACAGTCCGTACCGCCTGTGATGGCCTTTCACTTGGGTTCCTTGGGTTTTCTTACACCTTTCGAGTTCGACAACTTTCAGGAGCAAGTCACCAACGTCCTAGAAG gTCATGCGGCGCTGACTCTGAGGAGCCGTCTTCGTTGCATAATCATACGCAAGGGCGAGGAGGGACAACCGGCAAAACCACCGACGAACCTTCTGGTACTGAACGAGGTGGTAGTCGACCGAGGTCCCTCGCCTTACCTCTCGAATATCGACTTGTTCATCGACGGCAAACACGTTACCAGCGTCCAAGGAGATGGTCTGATCGTTAGCACGCCCACGGGGTCAACGGCGTACGCTGTTGCTGCCGGGGCCAGCATGATTCACCCCTCGGTACCGGCTATCATGGTCACCCCTATTTGTCCGCACTCTCTGTCCTTCAGGCCAATCGTTGTTCCAGCTGGAGTCGAACTCAAG ATATCCGTGTCACCGGACAGCAGAAATACGTCTTGGGTATCGTTTGATGGAAGAAATCGTCAGGAGCTTTTCCACGGAGACAG CTTGAGAGTAACAACTTCAATTTATCCGGTACCCAGCATCTGTGCAGCTGATCAAATCACCGACTGGTTTGATTCTCTGGCGGAATGCTTACATTGGAATGTCAGGAAACGACAGAAACACTTGGATGAACTCAGCGATCTGACGCATTCCTCCAGCAACGACACTTTGGATTCGCTTGATCGCGACAGCTAG
- the LOC124296701 gene encoding NAD kinase-like isoform X4, which produces MADQVPPLRVVESNGHADSSYEIDQLENGLARLPLGSPRNRVLRRTRSLNAPSPIQQFGPCGRIMKNSAMVMTIQDPASQRLTWYKPPLTVLVIKKVRDSSVLPPFVQLVTWLIEEKRMVVFVEASVLEDPALARDPRFQGVRDRLQTFRDGTDDLQDRIDFIVCLGGDGTLLYASLLFQQSVPPVMAFHLGSLGFLTPFEFDNFQEQVTNVLEGHAALTLRSRLRCIIIRKGEEGQPAKPPTNLLVLNEVVVDRGPSPYLSNIDLFIDGKHVTSVQGDGLIVSTPTGSTAYAVAAGASMIHPSVPAIMVTPICPHSLSFRPIVVPAGVELKISVSPDSRNTSWVSFDGRNRQELFHGDSLRVTTSIYPVPSICAADQITDWFDSLAECLHWNVRKRQKHLDELSDLTHSSSNDTLDSLDRDS; this is translated from the exons ATGGCCGACCAGGTGCCTCCTCTCCGAGTCGTCGAAAGCAACGGGCATGCGGACAGCTCCTACGAGATTGATCAGCTCGAGAATGGACTGGCAAGACTCCCGCTAGGAAGTCCTCGGAACAGGGTTCTCAG GAGAACTAGAAGCCTGAATGCTCCGAGTCCGATCCAACAGTTTGGGCCATGCGGTCGAATAATGAAGAACTCTGCTATGGTCAT GACCATCCAGGACCCCGCGTCTCAGAGGCTGACGTGGTACAAGCCACCGTTAACGGTGCTCGTCATCAAGAAGGTCCGCGACTCGTCAGTTTTGCCACCTTTCGTTCAACTGGTTACATGGCTGATCGAG GAGAAACGGATGGTGGTTTTCGTCGAAGCATCCGTCCTGGAGGATCCCGCCTTAGCGAGGGACCCCAGGTTCCAAGGTGTTCGAGACAGACTTCAAACTTTCCGAGACGGCACAGACGATCTTCAG GACCGTATCGACTTCATCGTCTGCCTTGGTGGTGATGGGACCCTCCTCTACGCCAGCCTCCTATTTCAACAGTCCGTACCGCCTGTGATGGCCTTTCACTTGGGTTCCTTGGGTTTTCTTACACCTTTCGAGTTCGACAACTTTCAGGAGCAAGTCACCAACGTCCTAGAAG gTCATGCGGCGCTGACTCTGAGGAGCCGTCTTCGTTGCATAATCATACGCAAGGGCGAGGAGGGACAACCGGCAAAACCACCGACGAACCTTCTGGTACTGAACGAGGTGGTAGTCGACCGAGGTCCCTCGCCTTACCTCTCGAATATCGACTTGTTCATCGACGGCAAACACGTTACCAGCGTCCAAGGAGATGGTCTGATCGTTAGCACGCCCACGGGGTCAACGGCGTACGCTGTTGCTGCCGGGGCCAGCATGATTCACCCCTCGGTACCGGCTATCATGGTCACCCCTATTTGTCCGCACTCTCTGTCCTTCAGGCCAATCGTTGTTCCAGCTGGAGTCGAACTCAAG ATATCCGTGTCACCGGACAGCAGAAATACGTCTTGGGTATCGTTTGATGGAAGAAATCGTCAGGAGCTTTTCCACGGAGACAG CTTGAGAGTAACAACTTCAATTTATCCGGTACCCAGCATCTGTGCAGCTGATCAAATCACCGACTGGTTTGATTCTCTGGCGGAATGCTTACATTGGAATGTCAGGAAACGACAGAAACACTTGGATGAACTCAGCGATCTGACGCATTCCTCCAGCAACGACACTTTGGATTCGCTTGATCGCGACAGCTAG